A stretch of the Bradyrhizobium arachidis genome encodes the following:
- a CDS encoding multidrug effflux MFS transporter, translated as MSDVNADNWVSSGHRPMGFPEFVVVIAAIMALNPLAMDMMLPALPNIGAAFKIPVANHLQLVLSTFLLGFGVGQVVMGPLSDRFGRRPVLLGGMTVYAIASVLAIAAPSFETLLLARALQGLGTSATRVIATSIVRDCYVGRRMASVMSLAMMVFIAVPVIAPSFGQAVLLLTQWRGIFVVLMLYGLLALAWSVLRLPETLPESERRSLALGDVLDAFKQTVTNRQTIGYALAAGGVIGSLFAYVFSAQQVFVGIYRLGHYFPLAFAAIAAGTAIAGFLNARLVGRLGMRVISHGALTLYTVVAAAMLLAESLHMLPLALFLVLSGLMMFAFGMMIANFTALAMEPQGHIAGTASSLYGSITTLVGIVIGVVMGQSFDGTLLPFATGFFLCTLASLAIVLVVEKGRLFRPHHRGA; from the coding sequence GTGTCCGACGTCAATGCCGACAATTGGGTGTCCTCGGGACACCGTCCGATGGGATTTCCCGAATTCGTCGTGGTGATCGCCGCCATCATGGCGCTCAATCCGCTGGCGATGGACATGATGCTGCCGGCGCTGCCCAATATCGGCGCGGCCTTCAAGATTCCCGTCGCCAATCATCTCCAGCTCGTGCTGTCGACCTTCCTGCTCGGCTTTGGCGTGGGCCAGGTCGTCATGGGCCCGCTGTCGGACCGCTTCGGCCGGCGGCCGGTGCTGCTCGGCGGCATGACGGTGTATGCGATCGCCAGTGTCCTTGCGATCGCCGCGCCCTCGTTCGAGACGCTGCTGCTCGCCCGCGCGCTGCAAGGGCTCGGCACCTCGGCGACGCGCGTCATCGCCACCTCGATCGTGCGCGACTGCTATGTCGGCCGCCGCATGGCGAGCGTGATGTCGCTCGCCATGATGGTGTTCATCGCCGTGCCCGTGATCGCGCCGTCCTTCGGCCAGGCCGTGCTGCTCCTGACGCAATGGCGCGGCATCTTCGTCGTGCTGATGCTCTATGGGCTGCTCGCGCTGGCGTGGAGCGTGTTGCGGTTGCCGGAGACCCTGCCGGAGAGCGAACGCAGGTCGCTCGCGCTTGGCGACGTGCTCGACGCCTTCAAGCAGACCGTCACCAACCGCCAGACTATCGGCTATGCGCTCGCGGCCGGCGGCGTCATCGGCTCGCTGTTCGCCTATGTGTTCTCGGCCCAGCAGGTCTTCGTCGGCATCTATCGCCTCGGCCATTATTTCCCGCTCGCCTTCGCCGCCATCGCGGCCGGCACCGCAATCGCCGGGTTCCTCAACGCAAGGCTGGTCGGACGGCTCGGCATGCGCGTGATCTCGCATGGCGCGTTGACGCTCTACACCGTCGTCGCGGCCGCAATGCTGCTCGCCGAGAGCCTGCATATGTTGCCGCTGGCGCTGTTTCTGGTGCTGTCGGGGCTGATGATGTTCGCCTTCGGCATGATGATCGCCAACTTCACCGCGCTCGCCATGGAGCCGCAGGGCCACATCGCCGGCACCGCCTCCTCGCTCTACGGCTCGATCACGACGCTGGTCGGGATCGTGATCGGCGTCGTCATGGGCCAGAGCTTTGACGGCACGCTGCTGCCGTTCGCGACCGGCTTCTTCCTCTGCACATTGGCGTCGCTCGCGATCGTGCTGGTGGTGGAAAAGGGGCGGCTGTTCCGGCCGCATCATCGCGGCGCGTGA
- a CDS encoding M20/M25/M40 family metallo-hydrolase, translating to MNPANLPFDSEAMLQGLRAWVECESPTWDADAVNRMLDLAARDMAIMGATIERIAGRQGFGGVVRARFPHPRQGEPGILIAGHLDTVHPVGTIEKLKWRREGNKCYGPGIFDMKGGNYLSLEAIRQLARASFTTPLPITVLFTPDEEVGTPSTREIIEAEAARNKYVLVPEPGRPDNGVVTGRYAIARFNLEATGRPSHAGATLSSGRSAIREMARQILAIDAMTTDDCTFSVGIVHGGQWVNCVATTATGEALSMAKRQADLDRGVERMLALSGTSNDVTFKVTRGVTRPVWEPDAGTMALYEKARGLAKQLGAELPHASAGGGSDGNFTGAMGIPTLDGLGVRGANAHTLDEHIEVDSLAERGRLMAGLLATLE from the coding sequence ATGAATCCAGCCAATCTTCCCTTTGATTCCGAGGCCATGCTGCAAGGCTTGCGCGCGTGGGTGGAATGCGAAAGCCCGACCTGGGACGCTGATGCGGTGAACCGCATGCTGGACCTCGCCGCGCGCGACATGGCGATTATGGGTGCGACGATCGAGCGCATCGCCGGCCGACAGGGCTTTGGCGGCGTCGTTCGCGCGCGCTTCCCCCACCCGCGGCAGGGCGAGCCGGGCATCCTGATCGCCGGCCATTTGGACACCGTGCATCCCGTCGGCACCATCGAGAAGCTGAAATGGCGACGCGAGGGCAACAAGTGCTACGGCCCCGGCATCTTCGACATGAAGGGCGGCAACTACCTCTCGCTCGAGGCCATCAGGCAGTTGGCGCGCGCATCCTTCACCACGCCGCTGCCGATCACCGTCCTGTTCACGCCGGACGAGGAAGTCGGCACGCCCTCGACACGGGAGATCATCGAGGCGGAAGCCGCGCGCAACAAATACGTGCTGGTGCCGGAACCCGGCCGTCCCGACAACGGCGTCGTCACCGGCCGCTATGCGATCGCGCGCTTCAACCTGGAAGCCACCGGACGGCCGAGCCATGCCGGCGCGACACTATCCTCCGGGCGTTCCGCGATACGGGAAATGGCGCGGCAGATTCTCGCGATCGACGCCATGACGACGGACGACTGCACCTTCTCGGTCGGCATCGTGCATGGCGGCCAGTGGGTGAATTGCGTCGCCACCACCGCGACCGGCGAAGCGCTCTCCATGGCCAAGCGCCAGGCCGATCTCGACCGCGGCGTCGAGAGGATGCTGGCACTGTCAGGCACCAGCAACGACGTGACCTTCAAGGTGACGCGCGGCGTCACCCGGCCGGTCTGGGAACCCGATGCCGGCACCATGGCGCTCTATGAAAAGGCGCGCGGTCTCGCAAAGCAGCTCGGCGCCGAGTTGCCGCACGCCAGCGCCGGCGGCGGTTCCGACGGCAACTTCACCGGCGCGATGGGAATCCCCACGCTCGACGGCCTGGGCGTGCGCGGCGCCAATGCGCACACGCTCGACGAGCATATCGAGGTCGACAGCCTCGCCGAGCGCGGCCGGCTGATGGCGGGGCTCTTGGCGACGCTGGAGTGA
- a CDS encoding class I SAM-dependent methyltransferase — MTATTCADFVGFFRAWIANPKRVSAVAPSGQTLARLMTRDIKSSDGPVIELGPGTGVFTQALLRQGIAESDLLLIEYGSDFMRLLQRRFPKARVLWMDASQLSQYEPFVAPAGAVVSGLPLLSMSPRKVMAILTGAFRHMRDGGTFYQFTYGMSCPVPRPILDRLGLKASLVGRTALNIPPASVYRIRRRQPLAYDLDRTAANS; from the coding sequence ATGACGGCCACGACCTGTGCCGACTTCGTCGGCTTCTTCCGCGCGTGGATTGCGAATCCGAAGCGTGTTTCTGCCGTCGCGCCGTCCGGGCAGACGCTCGCGCGACTCATGACCCGCGACATCAAGTCCAGCGATGGACCGGTCATCGAGTTGGGGCCCGGCACGGGCGTCTTCACCCAAGCCCTTCTGCGCCAGGGCATTGCGGAGTCGGATTTGCTACTGATCGAGTACGGCTCTGATTTCATGCGCCTTCTGCAACGGCGTTTCCCGAAGGCACGGGTGCTATGGATGGATGCCTCCCAGCTTTCCCAGTACGAGCCGTTCGTGGCTCCGGCCGGTGCCGTCGTGAGTGGTTTGCCGTTGCTCTCGATGTCGCCTCGCAAGGTGATGGCAATCCTCACGGGCGCATTTCGCCACATGCGAGACGGAGGCACCTTCTATCAGTTCACCTACGGCATGAGCTGCCCGGTGCCGCGCCCCATCCTCGACCGGCTAGGGCTCAAAGCAAGCTTGGTCGGACGTACGGCACTGAACATTCCGCCAGCATCGGTCTACCGCATACGGCGTCGCCAACCGCTCGCCTACGATCTCGATCGCACAGCAGCTAACTCTTGA
- a CDS encoding SDR family NAD(P)-dependent oxidoreductase produces MKRDPSIHLSPVAVKTLDLKGLKVAIVGGTGGIGRALALSLAAQGAHVLVVGQTFRDAATPGITFMRADLSLMKEAQRVARELPAETLDIVIMTTGVMAGPKREVTGEAIERDLAVSYLSRYVILKQIAPRLGTGRANPGTKPRVFVMGFPGSGQAGDVDDLNSERNYGRWKAHMNTVAGNEAIVLDARDRYPHIDAFGLNPGFVKTDIRANLFGWKWLRGIVEALTSLMTLAPEVYAERIVPLLVSSDIGGHSGAMFNNKAEAILPSPGVVDPAHRSGLLAASDALIERVQGSPSTKK; encoded by the coding sequence ATGAAGCGTGATCCCTCCATCCACCTGTCGCCTGTCGCCGTGAAAACGCTGGATCTGAAGGGCCTCAAGGTCGCAATCGTCGGCGGGACCGGCGGCATCGGCAGAGCGCTTGCCCTGTCGCTCGCCGCACAGGGCGCCCACGTGCTGGTGGTCGGCCAGACTTTTCGCGACGCAGCCACACCGGGCATCACCTTCATGAGGGCGGATCTGAGCCTGATGAAGGAGGCGCAGCGCGTGGCCCGCGAACTTCCCGCGGAGACGCTGGACATCGTCATCATGACCACGGGCGTGATGGCGGGCCCGAAGCGCGAGGTGACGGGCGAAGCGATCGAGCGCGATCTGGCGGTCAGCTATCTCAGCCGCTACGTGATCCTGAAGCAGATTGCACCGCGCCTCGGGACCGGTCGAGCCAACCCTGGCACGAAGCCCCGCGTTTTCGTGATGGGTTTCCCGGGCAGCGGCCAGGCCGGTGACGTCGACGACCTCAATTCCGAAAGGAACTATGGGCGCTGGAAAGCGCATATGAACACGGTCGCCGGCAACGAGGCGATCGTGCTCGACGCGCGCGACCGATATCCGCACATCGACGCGTTCGGCCTCAACCCCGGTTTCGTGAAGACCGACATTCGCGCCAATCTGTTCGGCTGGAAATGGCTGCGCGGGATCGTCGAAGCGTTGACGAGCCTCATGACCCTCGCACCCGAGGTCTATGCGGAGCGCATCGTCCCTCTCCTCGTGTCATCAGACATCGGGGGACACAGCGGCGCCATGTTCAACAACAAGGCCGAAGCCATCTTGCCCAGCCCCGGCGTCGTCGACCCGGCCCATCGAAGCGGCCTGCTCGCCGCTTCAGATGCGCTAATCGAGCGCGTTCAGGGATCACCGAGCACCAAGAAATGA
- a CDS encoding TetR/AcrR family transcriptional regulator: protein MSNKLTQDEAEARRLKILTAARWCFLNFGFSKTSLDDISKRANISRTLLYRTFKDKEDIFTAVFAEWLVSRHPAAKAAADRDGSPSERLLDVCRLMVIEPWADMVGAPMAGEFFDVCERIDPEIEALHRRVASECVATILGGEEAAAEVFLLALDGLLSDEPTTTVLQQRVQLLAARFVPPINKRK, encoded by the coding sequence ATGTCAAACAAGCTCACTCAAGACGAGGCAGAGGCGCGCCGGCTGAAGATCCTCACGGCCGCCCGCTGGTGCTTTCTCAACTTTGGTTTTTCGAAAACGTCGCTCGATGACATCTCTAAACGCGCAAACATCTCGCGCACGCTGCTGTATCGAACCTTCAAGGATAAGGAGGACATCTTCACTGCGGTCTTCGCTGAGTGGCTGGTCTCGCGACATCCCGCGGCCAAGGCAGCAGCCGATCGGGATGGCTCACCGAGCGAGCGCCTTCTTGACGTATGCAGGCTTATGGTGATCGAGCCCTGGGCTGACATGGTCGGCGCCCCCATGGCAGGCGAGTTCTTCGACGTCTGCGAGCGGATAGATCCAGAAATTGAAGCACTGCATCGTCGCGTGGCGTCGGAATGCGTCGCGACAATCCTCGGCGGCGAAGAAGCAGCCGCGGAGGTGTTCCTGCTCGCGCTTGATGGACTTCTCAGCGATGAGCCCACCACAACGGTACTGCAGCAGCGCGTGCAGCTTCTCGCTGCCCGCTTCGTGCCGCCTATCAACAAACGAAAGTAG
- a CDS encoding alkene reductase, with the protein MQSLFTPVRLGKADILNRFVMAPMTRSRANVDGSPGSLAATYYAQRADAGLIITEGVFPSADGKGYVRTPGIETEAQIAGWKAVATAVHDAGGRIFMQLMHTGRISHPLLQPEGKAPVAPSAIRPQGQSWTDEGQKDFVTPRALTTVEVKDIIAAYRRATGNALAAGFDGVELHGATGYLPEQFLSSGSNRRTDAYGGSLENRARFILETLAAMIEEAGPGRVGLKISPEMNFNDIKDDAPEETYGYLVEHLNAKDMAYLHVALFGTAKDYHALLRPRFGGAYIVGGGLTRDSAEALLREGKADAVAFGSSFLANPDLPERFRRNAPLNQPDRATFYTPGANGYTDYPTLAQSSGQAAAH; encoded by the coding sequence ATGCAATCGCTCTTCACCCCCGTCAGGCTCGGCAAGGCCGACATTCTCAATCGTTTCGTGATGGCGCCGATGACGCGGTCTCGCGCCAATGTGGACGGCTCCCCTGGCAGCCTGGCCGCGACTTATTATGCGCAGCGGGCCGATGCCGGGCTCATCATCACCGAGGGTGTGTTTCCGTCCGCCGACGGCAAGGGATATGTCCGCACGCCGGGCATCGAGACCGAGGCGCAGATCGCCGGGTGGAAGGCCGTAGCTACGGCGGTTCACGATGCCGGCGGCCGCATCTTCATGCAGTTGATGCACACCGGGCGCATCTCGCATCCCCTGCTGCAACCGGAGGGGAAAGCGCCGGTCGCGCCGTCGGCGATCCGCCCGCAGGGGCAGTCCTGGACCGATGAAGGTCAAAAGGATTTTGTCACCCCCCGCGCGCTTACCACCGTCGAGGTGAAGGACATCATCGCCGCCTACCGGCGCGCGACCGGGAACGCGCTTGCCGCAGGGTTCGACGGTGTCGAGCTGCACGGCGCCACCGGCTATCTGCCGGAGCAATTTTTGTCATCCGGCAGCAACCGCCGCACCGACGCCTATGGCGGCTCGCTTGAAAACCGCGCGCGCTTCATCCTGGAGACGCTTGCCGCCATGATCGAAGAGGCCGGCCCGGGCCGCGTCGGCCTGAAAATCTCGCCGGAGATGAATTTCAACGACATCAAGGACGATGCGCCGGAGGAGACCTACGGCTACCTCGTCGAACATCTCAACGCGAAGGACATGGCCTATCTGCATGTCGCGCTGTTCGGCACAGCCAAGGACTACCACGCCCTGCTGCGTCCGCGCTTTGGCGGCGCCTACATCGTCGGCGGCGGCCTCACCAGGGATTCAGCCGAAGCTCTCCTCAGAGAAGGCAAGGCCGATGCCGTTGCATTCGGCAGTTCGTTCCTCGCCAATCCCGATCTTCCCGAACGCTTCCGCCGCAACGCCCCGTTGAACCAGCCCGACCGCGCGACGTTCTATACGCCGGGCGCGAACGGCTACACCGACTATCCCACCCTGGCCCAGTCGTCGGGCCAGGCGGCCGCGCACTGA
- a CDS encoding PPC domain-containing DNA-binding protein encodes MKFRCLKDAPARIFVLVLDPGEEAFNAITEFANREGITGASVTAIGAFSQAKVGWFDLAKKQYKPIDVGEQCEVLSLLGDLAEGDDGKASLHLHAVLGLKDGSVRGGHLLSGTVQPTLEVTIAETAAHLRRRKREDLGIALIKL; translated from the coding sequence ATGAAATTCAGATGCCTCAAGGACGCGCCGGCGCGCATCTTCGTGCTGGTGCTCGACCCCGGCGAGGAAGCGTTCAACGCGATCACCGAGTTCGCCAATCGCGAGGGCATCACCGGCGCGTCGGTCACCGCGATCGGTGCGTTCTCGCAGGCCAAGGTCGGCTGGTTCGACCTGGCAAAAAAGCAATACAAGCCGATCGATGTGGGCGAGCAATGCGAAGTGTTGAGCCTGCTCGGCGATCTCGCAGAGGGCGATGACGGCAAGGCCAGCCTGCATCTGCATGCGGTGCTCGGGCTCAAGGACGGCTCCGTCCGCGGCGGCCATCTTCTCTCGGGCACCGTCCAGCCGACGCTCGAGGTCACCATTGCAGAGACCGCCGCGCATCTGCGCCGCAGGAAGCGCGAGGATCTCGGCATCGCGCTGATCAAATTGTGA
- a CDS encoding LysR family transcriptional regulator, translating into MELLNDMALFVEVVKANSFSRAAEALEMPNSTLSRRISLLEKEIGLRLLHRTTRRIELTEAGQIYFERSKRIVEEARLAHEQLGEMVAQPTGTLRVSMPVDFATTYVAPLLPKFANLYPGLAFEFDLTPRNVDLVAEPFDLAIRMARPEPQNLIARVIARVSAQLYASPDYLGRYGMPDHPAELEGRQCLTMHTLSSWGLYSGTDTFEVKVGSRFACNSVAMIRRLAALGLGIAFLPERVVAEDLQAGRLVSILPAWQGHPTSVYAVTETRLLPAKTQRFIEFLQEELRGE; encoded by the coding sequence ATGGAATTGCTGAACGACATGGCTCTGTTCGTGGAAGTGGTGAAGGCGAACAGCTTCAGCCGCGCCGCCGAAGCGCTTGAAATGCCCAACTCCACGCTGTCGCGCCGGATCAGCCTGCTCGAGAAGGAGATCGGTCTGCGGCTCCTGCACCGGACCACAAGGCGCATCGAGCTGACGGAAGCGGGCCAGATCTACTTCGAGCGCAGCAAGCGGATCGTCGAGGAAGCTCGGCTCGCGCACGAACAGCTTGGCGAGATGGTCGCGCAGCCGACCGGAACGTTGCGTGTCTCGATGCCGGTCGATTTTGCGACGACCTATGTCGCGCCTCTATTGCCGAAATTCGCAAACCTCTATCCGGGTCTCGCGTTCGAGTTCGACCTCACGCCGCGCAACGTCGATCTGGTGGCCGAGCCCTTCGACCTCGCCATCCGCATGGCAAGGCCGGAGCCGCAAAACCTCATCGCGCGGGTGATCGCGAGGGTCTCGGCCCAACTCTACGCCTCGCCCGACTATCTCGGACGCTACGGCATGCCTGATCACCCGGCGGAGCTCGAAGGGCGGCAGTGCCTGACCATGCATACGCTGTCGAGCTGGGGGCTCTATTCAGGAACCGACACGTTCGAGGTGAAGGTCGGCAGTCGCTTCGCCTGCAACAGCGTCGCGATGATCCGGCGTCTGGCGGCGCTCGGACTGGGCATTGCCTTTCTTCCGGAGCGCGTCGTCGCCGAAGACCTTCAGGCCGGCCGTCTCGTGAGCATTTTGCCTGCGTGGCAGGGGCATCCGACCTCGGTCTATGCCGTAACGGAAACGCGGCTGCTCCCCGCCAAGACGCAGCGCTTCATCGAGTTCTTGCAGGAGGAGCTGAGAGGGGAGTGA
- a CDS encoding SDR family NAD(P)-dependent oxidoreductase, giving the protein MKDIPSQAGKRIIVTGANSGIGWHAALELARAEAEVTIASRDQTKAEEAANRIVAIVPNAKVSTGKLDLSNPASVRAFAESQLALSRPIDVLINNAGVMALPDRRESVGGHEMQFATNVLGPYQLTALLLPTLLRSPSPRVVTVASGTHAMGGPVPIVDLDSKQGYKPIKVYAKTKLANVLVARELQRRAGDRLLSVICHPGASKTNLFADTSLLMLLSVFALYPLIQNATMGAEPTLMAATSKDIKPGGYYGPGGFMRLRGHPTEDKTAPLADNAEAGRVLVDELERMSGVSFAL; this is encoded by the coding sequence GTGAAGGATATCCCTTCACAAGCTGGGAAGCGCATTATCGTGACCGGCGCGAACAGCGGCATTGGCTGGCATGCAGCCCTGGAGCTGGCGCGCGCCGAAGCAGAGGTGACAATCGCTTCCCGCGACCAGACCAAGGCTGAAGAGGCGGCTAACCGCATCGTCGCCATCGTGCCAAATGCAAAGGTCTCCACTGGCAAACTCGACCTCTCCAATCCAGCATCGGTAAGAGCCTTTGCCGAAAGCCAACTGGCGCTGTCCCGACCGATTGACGTGCTGATCAACAACGCGGGTGTAATGGCCCTTCCGGATCGTCGGGAAAGCGTAGGCGGCCACGAGATGCAGTTTGCGACGAACGTTCTGGGCCCCTACCAACTTACGGCTTTGCTGCTTCCTACGTTGCTTCGATCGCCGTCGCCCCGCGTTGTCACGGTGGCGTCTGGCACTCACGCAATGGGAGGCCCGGTCCCGATCGTCGATCTCGACTCCAAGCAAGGCTACAAGCCCATCAAAGTCTACGCGAAAACAAAACTTGCTAATGTCCTTGTTGCCAGAGAACTACAGCGGCGTGCTGGAGACCGCCTGCTATCGGTGATCTGCCATCCAGGCGCGTCAAAAACCAACTTGTTCGCCGACACCAGCTTATTGATGCTGCTCTCGGTGTTTGCCCTATATCCGCTTATCCAGAACGCTACCATGGGAGCAGAGCCGACGCTTATGGCCGCAACATCCAAGGATATTAAGCCGGGCGGCTATTATGGTCCCGGCGGCTTCATGAGACTGCGTGGACACCCGACCGAAGATAAGACCGCGCCTCTCGCGGACAACGCAGAGGCTGGTCGGGTCCTGGTTGATGAGCTTGAACGGATGTCAGGCGTTTCTTTCGCGCTTTAG
- a CDS encoding ABC transporter permease — translation MLGYLVRRIFAAVPVMGVVALFVFLLLRLTPGDPAAILAGDNATPERLERIRETLGLNEPLIVQFITWLNRLLHGDLGTSLISNLPVLKMISQRVEPSISLALCTIILAVVVAVPLGVIAAWKHGTWIDRFVMGLSVLGFSVPVFVVGYVLIQLFAIDLRWVPVQGFRSIFNGFGPFFERIVLPTCALSFIYIALIARMTRAAMLDVLGEDYVRTARAKGINETAVLLRHALRNAAVPVITVIGTGFALLISGVVVTESVFNIPGIGRLTVDAVLARDYPVIQAMILLTSLVYVTVNLLIDVAYTLLDPRIRY, via the coding sequence TTGCTGGGATATCTCGTTCGCCGAATCTTCGCCGCCGTGCCCGTGATGGGCGTGGTGGCGCTGTTTGTCTTCCTCCTGCTCCGGCTCACCCCGGGCGACCCCGCCGCGATCCTCGCCGGCGACAACGCGACGCCGGAACGGCTCGAGCGTATCCGCGAGACGCTCGGCCTCAACGAGCCCTTGATCGTGCAGTTCATCACCTGGCTGAACCGGCTGCTGCATGGCGATCTCGGCACGTCGCTGATCTCCAATTTGCCGGTGCTGAAGATGATCAGCCAGCGCGTCGAGCCGTCGATTTCGCTCGCGCTGTGCACCATCATCCTTGCGGTCGTCGTAGCCGTTCCCTTGGGGGTGATTGCGGCCTGGAAGCACGGCACCTGGATCGACCGCTTCGTGATGGGTCTTTCCGTGCTCGGCTTCTCGGTGCCGGTATTCGTGGTCGGCTATGTCCTGATCCAGCTCTTTGCGATCGACCTGCGCTGGGTGCCGGTGCAGGGCTTCCGCAGCATCTTCAACGGCTTTGGACCGTTCTTCGAGCGCATCGTGCTGCCGACCTGTGCGCTGTCCTTCATCTATATCGCGCTGATCGCGCGCATGACGCGCGCGGCGATGCTGGACGTGCTCGGTGAGGACTATGTCCGCACCGCGCGCGCCAAGGGCATCAACGAGACCGCCGTGCTGCTGCGGCACGCGCTGCGCAACGCCGCCGTGCCCGTCATCACCGTGATCGGCACCGGCTTTGCGCTGCTGATCTCCGGCGTGGTCGTCACCGAAAGCGTGTTCAACATTCCCGGCATCGGCCGCCTCACGGTGGATGCGGTGCTGGCGCGCGACTATCCGGTGATCCAGGCGATGATCCTTCTGACCTCGCTGGTTTACGTCACCGTCAATCTCCTGATCGACGTCGCCTATACGCTGCTCGATCCGCGTATCCGGTACTAA
- a CDS encoding ABC transporter substrate-binding protein, whose protein sequence is MIHFTRRGHRTLVSKLALSVVALSTALASPVLAAASKTITAVMHSDLRIIDPIFTTAYITRDHGYMVYDTLVSTDSSFKIQPQMADWKVSDDKLTYTFTLRDGLKWHDGAPVTAEDCVASLQRWAKVDGMGQKLMDFTASIEATDPKTITLKLKEPYGLVLDSIGKPSSRVAFMMPKRLAETPADKQIPEQIGSGPFKFVQGEFQPGVKAVYVKNTDYVPRKEPASWTAGGKVVKVDRVEWITMPDSQTAVNALQSGDIDFMENLPFDMLPVLEANKELTVEVSNKFGFQTLGRMNFLLPPFDNVKVRRAALLAMNQKDVLDALVGNPKYQKICGAFFICDTPLATDVGSETLVKGNGMAEAKKALAESGYDGTPIVIMAPGDVTTLKAQPIVAAQQLREAGFKVDLQATDWQTVVSRRASQKPTKEGGWNMFFTNWVAADVSNPIANLSIGGLGKKGWFGWAENAKIEQLKDAFVRAASLDEQKKIAADIQKEAYEQVMYVPLGQYLLPSGWRKSLSGVLDGPATPLFWNVDKSE, encoded by the coding sequence ATGATCCACTTCACGCGCCGGGGACATCGCACGCTCGTCTCCAAACTTGCGCTGTCCGTCGTCGCGCTGTCGACGGCACTGGCCTCGCCAGTGCTTGCCGCCGCCAGCAAGACGATCACGGCGGTGATGCACTCCGATCTGCGCATCATCGATCCGATCTTCACCACGGCCTACATCACGCGCGACCATGGCTACATGGTTTACGACACGCTGGTGTCGACCGATTCGAGCTTCAAGATCCAGCCGCAGATGGCCGACTGGAAGGTCTCCGACGACAAGCTCACCTACACCTTCACGCTGCGCGATGGGTTGAAGTGGCATGACGGCGCGCCCGTCACCGCGGAAGACTGCGTGGCTTCGCTGCAGCGCTGGGCCAAGGTCGACGGCATGGGCCAGAAGCTGATGGACTTCACTGCTTCCATCGAGGCCACCGACCCGAAGACCATCACGCTGAAGTTGAAGGAGCCCTACGGCCTGGTGCTCGATTCGATCGGCAAGCCGTCCTCGCGCGTCGCCTTCATGATGCCGAAGCGTCTCGCCGAGACGCCGGCCGACAAGCAGATCCCCGAGCAGATCGGCTCCGGTCCCTTCAAGTTCGTGCAGGGTGAATTCCAGCCTGGCGTCAAGGCGGTCTACGTCAAGAACACCGACTATGTGCCGCGCAAGGAGCCGGCGAGCTGGACGGCCGGCGGCAAGGTGGTGAAGGTCGACCGCGTCGAATGGATCACCATGCCGGATTCGCAGACCGCAGTGAACGCGCTGCAATCGGGCGACATCGACTTCATGGAGAACCTGCCGTTCGACATGCTGCCGGTGCTCGAGGCGAACAAGGAACTTACGGTCGAGGTCTCGAACAAGTTCGGTTTCCAGACCCTCGGGCGCATGAACTTTCTGCTTCCGCCCTTCGACAACGTGAAGGTTCGTCGCGCAGCGCTGCTGGCGATGAACCAGAAGGACGTGCTCGACGCGCTCGTCGGCAATCCCAAATACCAAAAGATCTGCGGCGCCTTCTTCATCTGCGATACGCCGCTCGCGACTGACGTCGGCTCCGAGACGCTGGTCAAGGGCAACGGCATGGCGGAAGCCAAGAAGGCGCTCGCCGAGTCCGGATACGACGGCACGCCCATCGTGATCATGGCGCCCGGCGACGTCACCACTCTGAAGGCGCAGCCGATCGTGGCGGCGCAGCAGCTTCGCGAGGCTGGCTTCAAGGTCGACCTTCAGGCGACCGACTGGCAGACGGTGGTGAGCCGTCGCGCCAGCCAGAAGCCCACCAAGGAAGGCGGCTGGAACATGTTCTTCACCAACTGGGTCGCGGCCGACGTCTCCAACCCGATCGCCAATCTCTCGATCGGCGGCCTGGGCAAGAAGGGCTGGTTCGGCTGGGCTGAGAACGCCAAGATCGAGCAGCTCAAGGACGCGTTCGTGCGTGCGGCCTCGCTCGACGAGCAGAAGAAGATCGCCGCCGACATTCAGAAGGAAGCCTACGAGCAGGTGATGTACGTCCCGCTCGGCCAGTATCTCCTGCCGAGCGGCTGGCGCAAATCACTCTCCGGCGTGCTGGATGGTCCGGCGACGCCGCTGTTCTGGAACGTCGACAAGTCGGAGTAG